One region of Oryza sativa Japonica Group chromosome 10, ASM3414082v1 genomic DNA includes:
- the LOC4349313 gene encoding mediator of RNA polymerase II transcription subunit 12 isoform X4 gives MLRQPLVAPYKLKCDKESLNARLGAPDFYPQTLSCAEETLTKEYVQSGYKDTVEGIEEAREIVLSQIPYLSKPDIATKCKEALKKRFRAINESRAQKRKAGQVYGVPLSGSLLTKPGMYPEQMHSNEDTRRKWIEALVQPNRRLWSLAEQVPRGFRRKLLFNYLIRYNVPLLRASWLVKVTYLNQVQTSSNNVSSAAPDSLRSQHWTKDVIEYLQLLLDELCSKNGFFGLPSSQEQSLPCLVAGDSPIKLKTGASPASADVEEPSLHFKWSYMIRIVQCHLMEQLLVPSLLIEWVFNQLQERDSTEVLELLLPIVLSLVDTITLSQTYIHMLVEILIQRLSDASPGSLSVKNNPKRSSITSALVELLQYLILAVPDTFVSLDCFPLPSVVAPDVYGKGALLKIAGGGKIASSRRQNASRHLSCGYAICSVQRRASDLSLVANPNLQVRGAANVVQALDKALVTGNLTAAYTSVFNYLSDTLMEETWIKEVSPCLRSSLMWMGAVELSLVCSVFFICEWATCTFRDCRTSQCQNVKFSGSKDFSQVYMAVSLLKDKMNEINNLSSSKSSSQLAMKDHLKSATLNHSSIKVTAMETASGFRDSTGSIDENNKKDIFSSPGPLHDIIVCWLDQHEISDASGFKSVDVFMTELIRSGIFYPQTYVRQLIVSGITIWNDSLFDLEKKTRHYKILKHLPGFCLFNILEEAKIAEDQVLYEIVSTYSSERRLVLSELSSGLATDANVEGRVPLSSCLQKQPDLLMDSTDDNHGRVAVQVEEVKLMISGLLNLGYSTLLAESGREETKKTKKGQTDLVDSEEDVGHAKTGCKDSSRTKRQKLDKNVFPFQGSPLVQSDEEDFWWVRKEQKQELFTVETIHQSIEQTSGGKATVVQKTQNIAQLAAARIDGSQGASTSHVCDNNLSCPHHKPGTNSDILKDADHMSMLTLAEVGKSLKRLRLLERRSISIWLLKSIKQLIEGDEVKHSKANNSISASTVQHSGKIASGWRFGEDELLSVLYIMDTCCDLLSSVRLLIWLLSKIYIGRTTSGQVGRGVMHPKHKENQVFQVAEAFLFSSLLRYENILIAMDLLPEVLSVSMNRTVHKSGERQSTSVAFAYARYFLRKYRDVTSVARWERNFRSTSDKRLLAELDSGKSITGDSIISGISSGEELDGHVHKKLNGKAGVLPSMKEIVQRQTDEFLRNLRENNATAPKNPSFSETEDSYQTAHDIVLGLADCIRQNGGANPDGDHSLVASAVSAIVDNAGHAIAKHLDISGGNNPGVTSINSLNLIQHILDIHINSLALLRETLGDRFSRIFEISLAVEASSAVAASFAPPKAHRSQQSSETHDESGNHANEVPSNPSKCFNVKAVKVSAAVSALVVGAIIYGVVSLERMMVVLRLKEGLDILQFLRISKASTNGVTHSIGNFKIDSSTEVLVHWFKILIGNCKTVYNGVIAEILGDSYVLAFSRLQRTLPLGIVLPPAYSIFAMVLWRPYLYDTSTSNHEDIQLYQSLLGAISDITRHQPFRDVCFRNMHLFYDLLAADVGDSEFAAIVELRSPDECLKALSPLRARVFLNALLDCEIPVTMRDDGTYALEPGCAEASTKNDVKFPERLIEILNVLQPAKFHWQWVELRLLLDEQSLIEKPKNVPYVKALRSLSPNAENFTLSEREKGLTEVILSRLLVRPDAAPLYSELIHLLGKLQESFVMGIKWFLQGQDVLLGNNSVRQQLVNLTQRKGFPMKTQFWKPWGWSKLVGYANANKSSKRKLEVTSIEEREVDGLIDSRKSSNRKSLNVGTSPEGHGSTQKYFTQEALAELVLPCIDRSSSEFRFVFAGDLIKHMGVISEHIKAAVWNGINKLNSSNPSGNEGLSKPNGRKGIFSGSPNIRKHSPVPNDSTTPSASALRSSIWLRLQFIIRLLPVIIADSNMRQTLASSLLSLVGTRVVYEDADSLEPYMDDVLLDCPSESLFDRLLCVLQALLGNSQPSWLKTKPSSKPAVKFLRDLSAIDKEVTKSLQCALDRMELPATIRRRIQVAMPILPTSRLSSITCGPPLLSSAALSPFQCSTSAAGPHQQFPLNWIPTNLSRRCKAALPSQDPNMEIDPWTLLEDGTSCPNTNSGSNSANGVTGDHANLKACSFLKDSVRVRRTDLTYIGSLDEDS, from the exons ATGCT GCGGCAACCACTGGTAGCTCCTTACAAGCTGAAGTGTGACAAGGAATCACTCAATGCCAG GCTTGGTGCACCTGACTTCTATCCCCAGACATTGAGTTGTGCAGAAGAGACCTTAACCAAAGAATATGTGCAATCTGGGTACAAGGATACCGTTGAAGGAATTGAG GAAGCCAGAGAGATTGTACTCAGTCAGATTCCATACTTGAGCAAACCAGATATTGCTACAAAATGCAAGGAG GCACTAAAGAAGCGGTTCAGAGCGATCAATGAATCTCGTGCTCAGAAGAGGAAG GCTGGCCAAGTTTATGGGGTCCCTCTTTCTGGCTCGTTGCTGACAAAACCTGGGATGTATCCAGAGCAAATGCATAGCAATGAAGACACACGCAGAAAATGGATCGAG GCCCTTGTGCAACCAAACAGGCGTCTATGGTCATTAGCAGAGCAAGTTCCTCGTGGTTTTCGGAGGAAGTTACTCTTTAATTATCTTATCCGATATAATGTCCCACTGTTAAGAGCATCATGGCTTGTGAAGGTTACTTACCTTAATCAG GTTCAAACATCATCCAATAATGTTTCATCTGCTGCTCCTGATAGTTTGCGATCTCAGCACTGGACAAAGGATGTTATTGAATACTTGCAGCTGCTTTTGGACGAATTGTGTTCTAAAAATGGCTTTTTTGGACTTCCATCTTCTCAAGAACAGTCATTGCCATGCCTTGTTGCTGGAGACAGCCCAATTAAGTTAAAAACCGGGGCATCACCTGCTAGTGCAGATGTTGAGGAGCCTTCGCTACACTTTAAATGGTCGTATATGATTCGTATTGTTCAATGTCATCTCATGGAACAATTACTTGTTCCGTCGTTACTTATCGAATGGGTATTTAATCAGCTCCAG GAGAGAGACTCAACTGAGGTTTTAGAATTACTCTTGCCTATTGTACTTTCTTTGGTTGATACCATAACCCTCTCACAGACATATATCCACATGCTGGTGGAAATACTGATTCAACGTCTCAGTGATGCTTCTCCTGGCAGCTTAAGTGTTAAGAATAACCCAAAAAGGTCATCCATTACCTCTGCTTTAGTTGAGTTACTGCAGTACTTGATACTTGCTGTTCCCGATACATTTGTTTCTTTGGATTGCTTTCCACTTCCATCAGTTGTGGCTCCTGATGTATACGGTAAAGGTGCTCTTCTGAAAATAGCAGGTGGTGGTAAAATTGCTAGCTCTAGGAGACAGAATGCATCTCGACACCTCTCTTGTGGTTATGCCATTTGTTCAGTTCAAAGACGTGCATCTGATCTTTCTTTAGTTGCTAATCCTAATCTTCAAGTTCGTGGGGCAGCCAACGTAGTGCAAGCTTTGGACAAAGCACTTGTAACTGGAAACTTGACAGCAGCATATACATCAGTATTCAATTATCTATCAGATACCCTGATGGAAGAAACATGGATTAAAGAAGTCAGCCCTTGCTTGCGATCTTCTCTGATGTGGATGGGAGCTGTTGAGTTATCCCTTGTCTGCTCTGTGTTTTTCATTTGTGAGTGGGCAACATGTACTTTCCGTGATTGCCGTACATCACaatgccaaaatgtaaaattttcaGGAAGCAAAGATTTCTCTCAGGTCTATATGGCAGTTTCCCTGTTGAAGGATAAAATGAATGAGATAAATAATTTATCTTCTTCCAAGAGCAGCAGTCAGCTTGCAATGAAGGATCACCTTAAAAGTGCTACTCTGAATCATTCTTCTATCAAGGTGACAGCAATGGAGACTGCTTCTGGATTTAGAGACAGTACAGGTAGCATTGATGAGAATAACAAAAAGGATATCTTCAGCAGCCCAGGTCCACTGCATGACATTATTGTATGCTGGTTGGATCAACATGAGATTAGTGATGCTTCGGGATTTAAAAGTGTGGATGTTTTCATGACTGAACTTATTCGCAGTGGTATATTTTATCCTCAGACATATGTGAGACAACTAATTGTTAGTGGAATCACCATTTGGAATGATAGCTTGTTTGATCTGGAAAAGAAAACGAGGCATTACAAAATTCTGAAGCACCTGCCAGGGTTTTGCTTATTTAATATCCTTGAGGAAGCTAAGATTGCTGAAGATCAAGTCCTTTATGAAATTGTGTCAACATATTCTAGTGAGCGTCGACTTGTGCTTTCTGAGCTTTCAAGTGGTCTGGCTACTGATGCAAATGTTGAAGGCAGGGTCCCTTTGAGTTCCTGCCTTCAGAAACAGCCTGATCTTCTAATGGATTCAACAGATGATAATCATGGCAGAGTGGCAGTTCAAGTAGAAGAGGTAAAACTTATGATATCAGGTCTGTTGAATTTGGGATACTCTACACTCTTGGCTGAATCAGGAagagaagaaacaaaaaaaaccaagaaAGGACAAACAGATTTGGTAGACTCAGAAGAAGATGTTGGGCATGCAAAAACTGGCTGTAAGGATAGTAGTAGGACCAAGAGACAGAAGTTGGATAAGAACGTGTTTCCTTTCCAAGGGTCCCCATTGGTTCAATCAGATGAGGAAGATTTTTGGTGGGTAAGGAAAGAGCAGAAGCAGGAATTGTTTACTGTTGAAACAATACATCAGTCAATTGAACAAACAAGTGGAGGTAAGGCAACAGTAGTGCAAAAGACACAAAATATAGCACAACTTGCAGCTGCTAGAATCGATGGTAGCCAGGGGGCATCTACTAGTCACGTGTGTGATAACAATCTGAGTTGTCCCCACCATAAACCTGGCACTAACTCTGACATTCTTAAAGACGCTGATCATATGAGTATGTTGACTCTGGCTGAAGTTGGCAAATCACTTAAGAGACTTAGATTGCTTGAAAGAAGATCCATTTCAATCTGGCTGCTGAAGTCCATAAAACAACTAATTGAAGGAGATGAAGTGAAACATTCTAAGGCTAATAACTCCATAAGTGCCTCCACTGTGCAGCATAGTGGTAAAATTGCATCTGGATGGAGGTTTGGAGAAGATGAACTTCTGTCAGTGCTGTACATAATGGATACATGTTGTGATTTACTCTCCTCTGTAAGGTTGCTTATATGGCTTCTATCAAAGATTTATATTGGAAGGACCACATCTGGTCAAGTTGGAAGAGGTGTTATGCACCCAAAACATAAAGAAAACCAAGTTTTCCAAGTAGCCGAAGCTTTTCTGTTCTCATCCTTGCTCAG GTATGAGAACATCCTTATTGCAATGGATCTTTTGCCCGAGGTTTTGAGTGTTTCAATGAATAGAACTGTTCATAAGTCAGGTGAAAGGCAGTCTACTTCAGTAGCTTTTGCTTATGCTCGATATTTCTTAAGGAAATACAGAGATGTGACTAGTGTTGCTAGGTGGGAAAGAAATTTTAGGTCCACATCTGATAAAAGGCTGCTTGCTGAACTGGATAGTGGAAAGTCAATCACTGGTGATTCAATTATTTCTGGAATTTCATCAGGTGAAGAACTTGATGGGCATGTCCATAAAAAATTGAATGGGAAAGCAGGAGTACTTCCAAGTATGAAGGAGATAGTGCAACGGCAAACTGACGAGTTTTTACGCAACCTAAGGGAAAATAATGCTACAGCACCAAAGAACCCATCTTTTTCTGAAACGGAAGATAGCTATCAAACTGCTCATGACATTGTTTTGGGATTGGCAGACTGTATCAGACAAAATGGAGGAGCAAATCCAGATGGAGATCATTCTTTAGTTGCTTCTGCTGTTTCTGCAATTGTTGACAATGCTGGGCATGCAATAGCTAAACACTTGGATATTTCAGGTGGTAACAATCCAGGTGTTACCTCAATTAATTCATTAAACTTGATTCAACACATTTTGGATATCCACATAAACTCTCTGGCCTTGCTAAGAGAAACTTTAGGTGATCGATTTAGTAGAATATTTGAAATATCTCTTGCTGTTGAAGCTTCTTCAGCTGTTGCAGCATCTTTTGCTCCTCCTAAGGCTCACCGCAGTCAACAGTCTTCTGAGACCCATGATGAAAGTGGAAATCATGCAAATGAAGTTCCAAGTAATCCGTCAAAATGTTTTAATGTTAAGGCTGTAAAAGTTTCTGCTGCTGTTTCTGCACTAGTTGTTGGAGCTATTATTTATGGGGTTGTCAGTCTAGAGCGGATGATGGTGGTCCTAAGATTAAAAGAAGGTTTGGACATTCTGCAGTTCTTAAGAATTTCCAAAGCTAGCACAAATGGTGTGACCCACTCCATTGGAAATTTCAAAATTGACAGTTCCACTGAAGTTTTGGTACATTGGTTTAAGATTCTAATAGGGAACTGTAAGACAGTTTATAATGGAGTGATCGCAGAGATTCTAGGTGATTCTTATGTCCTTGCCTTTTCAAGGTTGCAACGGACGCTTCCATTGGGTATAGTTCTTCCTCCAGCTTATTCAATATTTGCTATGGTCCTTTGGCGACCATATTTATATGACACCAGTACATCGAATCATGAAGACATTCAGCTTTATCAGTCTCTACTGGGTGCAATTAGTGATATCACAAGACATCAGCCTTTTCGAGATGTCTGCTTCCGTAACATGCATCTTTTCtatgatcttctggctgcggatGTTGGTGATTCAGAGTTTGCTGCAATCGTTGAACTTCGAAGCCCTGATGAATGTTTGAAAGCTCTTTCACCTCTTCGTGCCCGGGTTTTCCTGAATGCTCTTCTTGATTGTGAAATACCAGTAACAATGAGAGACGATGGTACATATGCTTTAGAGCCTGGTTGTGCAGAAGCTAGTACCAAGAATGATGTAAAGTTTCCAGAGAGGCTTATAGAAATTCTGAATGTCCTACAGCCTGCAAAGTTCCATTGGCAATGGGTTGAGTTGAGGCTGCTTTTGGATGAGCAATCTCTTATTGAGAAACCAAAGAATGTGCCATATGTAAAAGCACTTCGATCCCTATCCCCTAATGCTGAGAATTTTACCCTCTCTGAAAGGGAAAAGGGGCTTACTGAAGTTATTTTGTCTAGGCTACTTGTCAGACCTGATGCTGCTCCTCTATACTCAGAACTTATTCACCTTCTTGGAAAGCTACAAGAGTCATTCGTGATGGGTATCAAATGGTTCTTACAAGGGCAAGATGTTCTTTTGGGAAACAACTCTGTAAGACAACAGCTTGTTAACTTGACTCAGCGCAAAGGATTTCCAATGAAGACACAGTTTTGGAAGCCATGGGGATGGTCAAAATTAGTCGGATATGCTAATGCTAATAAAAGCTCCAAAAGGAAGTTAGAAGTTACTTCAATTGAGGAAAGAGAAGTTGATGGCTTGATTGATTCTAGAAAATCCAGTAATAGGAAGTCGCTAAATGTGGGTACAAGCCCAGAAGGGCATGGATCTACCCAAAAATATTTTACTCAGGAAGCCCTTGCTGAGTTAGTTTTGCCATGCATAGACAGAAGTTCTAGCGAGTTTCGCTTTGTATTTGCTGGTGATTTGATCAAACATATGGGTGTGATCAGTGAGCATATTAAAGCAGCAGTGTGGAACGGTATTAATAAACTGAATAGTTCAAATCCTTCAGGAAATGAAGGTTTGAGTAAACCCAATGGCCGCAAAGGAATCTTCAGTGGTAGTCCGAATATCAGGAAGCATAGCCCTGTACCTAATGATTCAACTACTCCTTCCGCATCAGCTTTACGATCATCAATATGGTTGCGCCTGCAATTCATCATTAGGCTACTTCCAGTAATTATTGCAGACAG TAACATGAGGCAAACGCTAGCTTCCTCCTTATTAAGCTTGGTTGGAACACGTGTGGTCTATGAAGATGCAGATTCACTTGAACCTTACATGGATGATGTCCTGCTTGATTGTCCAAGTGAAAGCCTATTCGATAGGCTTTTATGTGTCCTGCAAGCTTTGCTTGGCAATAGCCAACCAAGTTGGCTGAAGACTAAGCCAAGCTCCAAGCCAGCTGTTAAATTTTTGCGTGATCTTTCTGCAATTGATAAAGAGGTCACTAAGAGCTTGCAG TGTGCATTAGATCGCATGGAGTTGCCAGCAACAATCAGGCGGCGGATTCAAGTGGCTATGCCGATTCTACCTACTTCCCGCCTCTCCTCCATAACATGTGGTCCTCCTCTACTGTCCTCTGCTGCACTATCACCATTCCAGTGCAGTACATCTGCTGCAGGGCCTCACCAACAATTTCCCCTCAATTGGATTCCTACCAATCTCTCAAGAAGATGCAAGGCAGCGTTGCCTTCACAGGATCCTAACATGGAAATAGATCCTTGGACTTTGCTGGAAGACGGTACAAGCTGTCCAAATACCAACAGTGGCAGCAATTCTGCAAATGGTGTTACCGGTGACCATGCCAATCTGAAAGCTTGCAGCTTTCTCAAGGATTCTGTAAGGGTGAGGAGGACTGACCTGACTTACATTGGCTCTCTGGATGAAGACAGCTAA